AATTGGCGTCATGATTCCGCCGTATGACTCATTCTGGGTCAGTGTGCTGTCCGGCATTCACGACGCCCTAGCGGAGCACGACTATTTGCCGATCACGGTATGGATCGGTAACCTCGGCGACATGCCCCACTTCGAAAAAGAAGAGGGCGAAGGGCTGCGCCAAATCAACCGCTTGCTCGATCGCCGCGTCGATGGCCTCATCATGTGGCCGCCGTTCGGTTTGGCCTACTATCACCACTTTCCAGAATTTGTTGAGCGACGAGTGCCGGTGGCCGTGATTGACCACTACTCCACCGTTGCCGATTCGGTGGAAACCGATGAGGAGCAGGCGACTTCCGTTGTTGCCGAGCATCTGCTGAATCTTGGCCACCGCCGCATCGCGTGCTTGTCGAGTCGTGAAGCGCCGTCGCAGACATGGGCGATTAAACGCCGCACATCGTTTGAGGAAGCCGTCGCTCGCTGCTCGGGCGCGCAAGTGAAGAGTTGGCATCTAAACTCGCAGGGCAGTAACGGCGTGGAAATCGCCCGCGAACTACTCCAGGACAAGCTTCGTCCGACGGCGGTGTTCGCCGTCTCCGATCACGAAGCTGCATGCGTGCACCAAGCCGCTGCCGAGCTCAATTTGGCGATCCCCCGCGACATCTCGCTGATCGGCTTCGCCGACCTCGACTTTGCCGCCACGATGAAGCCTCCGCTTACCACGATGCGGCAGAAACCGCACGAAATCGGCCGCATGGCAGCGAAACTCATCATCGACCGCATCGACGGCGTTATTGCCGACAGCGATGCTCCAACCACGATCAAGGTTTCGGCCGACCTGGTTGTTCGTAATTCGACGGGAAAGCCGCGCGACTAGAATTCCCGCGATGTTGGTTGTCGTACGCAGCGCCTGACGGCTGCACAAAGCGTTGGCACACCGCTATTTCGGCGGCATGAGAAACAGCTTAGCCAGTCCCCAGCCAGCCTTTGCTGCAAATCGAAGTTGCCCATCCTTCACGCTGCAAGAAATGTCACCCGCCAATGAGCCGGCCCGTCCGTGGGCATGGAACAGGGTTGGGGACTCAACGGGAATCGTCAGCGGAATGTTGACCTCGCCTTCTCCCTGAACCCAAGCCTCGAGCACCGCTCCGCCCGCTACACCGCGGTTTGCCGGAACCGGCGCCCAACCAATTGTCGCCATGGGTCGGTCGGCAAATCGATGGAGCTGGCCGTCTAGTTTAATCTCATGGCAGTCGTAACCGCTAAATGCGGCTAGCCGCTGTTTGTCGTCCAGGCGAAAAGCAACGATCAGACGACCGTTGTATGCAACGGTATGGCCATTGACGGCTAGATCATTCAGTTCAAGCCGGTCGGATGGGAGAGGGTTCTTCTGAAGAATCTCAGCGTCCTTTTGTTCATCGCGATGGAAGCCGCCCGGCCACGACTCGACGTGGTTGCGGTAGTGCCTGGCGACCGCCGTTGTACCATTCGGAAACCGTGTTGCCAGCCAGGGAGTCATCCGCGACACAACACTCGTGTTATCATTGGTTTGCAGACCCGGATGCGACGACGGGTAGGCCCCAAGTGCCGAGAGGGATTCAAACCAGGTGCGAACTTCATAGCCCAACG
This genomic interval from Pirellulales bacterium contains the following:
- a CDS encoding LacI family DNA-binding transcriptional regulator gives rise to the protein MSSSHVPRLKDVAKAANVSLAAASRILRGDRARFGEETCRRVLEASRQLGWRRNLLVSGMQTGRTQTIGVMIPPYDSFWVSVLSGIHDALAEHDYLPITVWIGNLGDMPHFEKEEGEGLRQINRLLDRRVDGLIMWPPFGLAYYHHFPEFVERRVPVAVIDHYSTVADSVETDEEQATSVVAEHLLNLGHRRIACLSSREAPSQTWAIKRRTSFEEAVARCSGAQVKSWHLNSQGSNGVEIARELLQDKLRPTAVFAVSDHEAACVHQAAAELNLAIPRDISLIGFADLDFAATMKPPLTTMRQKPHEIGRMAAKLIIDRIDGVIADSDAPTTIKVSADLVVRNSTGKPRD